From a region of the Rhodococcus sp. 4CII genome:
- a CDS encoding VOC family protein, translating to MTSRIAIAVDCRESGSLAQFWCAALGYPSTRRWTDAYGREYAEASAPGSTSLLLQVVDDRKPGKNRPHLDIAPSSGSRDDEVRRCSPSARTG from the coding sequence ATGACCAGCCGAATCGCCATTGCCGTCGACTGCCGAGAATCGGGATCACTGGCTCAATTCTGGTGCGCGGCCCTCGGCTATCCGTCGACCCGCCGGTGGACGGACGCATACGGCCGCGAGTACGCCGAAGCGAGCGCACCGGGGTCGACGTCACTGCTGTTGCAGGTCGTCGACGACCGGAAGCCCGGGAAGAACCGCCCGCACCTCGACATCGCACCGTCGTCCGGATCCCGCGACGACGAGGTGCGGCGCTGTTCTCCCTCGGCGCGCACCGGCTGA
- a CDS encoding alpha/beta fold hydrolase codes for MFDEFAGETFDLLSRDRGSVVAADDGVPLAVREVGPGFAPLTVVFVHGFCNRMTGWHFQRVRLEETWGSTIRMVFFDLRGHGNSGVPRRDTCTIPHLAQDVDAVIRALVPEGPIVLVGHSMGGMAVLSYVGQHPDLIGSRVVGVGLIATAAEKLGDVGLARTLNTPVVAGFSTAARHLPRVVQSGRGASKRVLAPILRSASFGDRSISPAIMWHSEQMINDTSLKTLVDFLPSFKNHDETAAVPLLAPIETLVVCGDRDVLTPFRYSKAIAGVLPDTELVKVPGAGHMVQLERADVVSDAIDRLLTRSVETLPTQTAWNEWVRVITDYVDHVRHWLAHGGPAAWWRGLRRRPAVGPTSR; via the coding sequence ATGTTCGACGAGTTCGCAGGCGAGACGTTCGACCTGCTCAGCCGCGACCGCGGGAGTGTGGTTGCCGCCGACGACGGAGTACCGCTGGCGGTGCGCGAGGTCGGTCCCGGGTTCGCCCCGCTGACGGTGGTGTTCGTGCACGGCTTCTGCAATCGGATGACGGGGTGGCACTTCCAGCGGGTCCGGCTCGAGGAGACGTGGGGCTCCACGATTCGCATGGTGTTCTTCGACCTGCGGGGGCACGGCAATTCCGGGGTGCCGCGCCGCGACACGTGCACGATCCCGCATCTCGCGCAGGATGTGGACGCCGTGATCCGGGCGCTCGTGCCCGAGGGGCCGATCGTGCTGGTCGGCCACTCGATGGGCGGGATGGCCGTCCTCTCGTACGTCGGGCAGCACCCCGATCTGATCGGTTCGCGCGTCGTCGGGGTGGGTCTGATCGCCACCGCGGCGGAGAAGCTGGGAGATGTGGGACTTGCCCGGACCCTCAACACGCCGGTCGTCGCGGGATTCAGCACCGCGGCCCGGCACCTGCCCCGCGTGGTGCAGAGCGGTCGCGGCGCGAGCAAAAGGGTGCTGGCACCGATCCTGAGGTCTGCGTCCTTCGGCGACCGCAGCATCAGCCCGGCCATCATGTGGCACTCCGAGCAGATGATCAACGACACCTCACTGAAGACGCTCGTCGACTTCCTGCCGTCGTTCAAGAACCACGACGAGACGGCGGCCGTGCCGTTGCTGGCACCGATCGAGACGCTCGTCGTCTGCGGTGATCGGGACGTACTGACCCCGTTCCGCTATTCGAAGGCCATCGCCGGCGTGTTGCCGGACACGGAACTGGTGAAGGTGCCCGGTGCGGGGCACATGGTGCAGCTGGAACGCGCGGACGTCGTGTCGGATGCGATCGATCGTCTCCTGACCCGATCCGTCGAAACGCTTCCCACCCAGACTGCCTGGAACGAGTGGGTCCGGGTCATCACCGACTACGTCGACCACGTACGGCACTGGCTCGCTCATGGCGGGCCCGCCGCCTGGTGGCGGGGCTTACGCCGTCGTCCCGCTGTCGGTCCCACGTCCCGGTAG
- the hrpA gene encoding ATP-dependent RNA helicase HrpA, translated as MSTTAPSRQELKNSLGDLTLRDEHRLRRRLDRARTPDALASLSDEIDAARGRVARRLDSVPAIDYPDSLPVSQRRDDIAQAISEHQVVIVAGETGSGKTTQIPKICLELGRGVRGLIGHTQPRRLAARTVAERIAEELHSELGETVGYTVRFTDQVSDGTLVKLMTDGILLAEIQRDRMLRRYDTLIIDEAHERSLNIDFILGYLRQLLPRRPDLKVIITSATIDPQRFAQHFATDGVPAPIVEVSGRTFPVEMRYRPLTVDVGDQSFDRDPVDAVCEAVEELSGEGDGDILVFLSGEREIRDTADALRDRRLRGTEIVPLYARLSAAEQHKVFTPHTGRRVVLSTNVAETSLTVPGIRYVVDPGTARISRYSVRTKVQRLPIEPISQASARQRSGRCGRVAEGICIRLYSEEDFEARPAFTEPEILRTNLASVILQMTALGLGDIAAFPFVQPPDPRAVRDGIGLLEELGAIERKAQSEQPVLTAVGRELAQIPVDPRMARMLVEAHRNGCLAEVLVIVSALSIQDVRERPAEFQQAADEKHARFTVENSDFLAFLELWKYLREQRNELSSNQFRKMCRNEFLHWLRIREWQDLHGQLRQITRGLGWNTSETPGGEAAIHQSLLAGLLSHIGLREGDKRDFLGARGSRFAVFPGSSLFKKPPRWVMAAELVETSRLWARMSARIEPEWAEKLAPHLVKRTYSEPHWSSKRGAAMAYERVTLYGIPLVARRAVTYSTIDPEASRDLFIRHALVQGEWQTQHAFFHANRALLDDVEELEHRARRRDILVDDDTLYDFYDRRVGPEAVSARHFDSWWKVARRTNPDLLTFTQATVVNAESATVLGGDYPDAWRQGDMQFPLTYQFEPGNEDDGVTARIPIALLAGLRPVGFDWLVPGMRVELVTALIKTLPKTLRRQVVPAPDFAAAALAAVKPRSEPLTTAMARELSRLGACRIDPKDFDVSALPDHLRMTFAAVDEKGAVLGRDKDLVSLRKALAPRVQVEVAKAASNSERPPALTWTPETLGSLEATVTRELGGQKVTGYPALVPEGDGVAVRVLSTASAQRAAMRAGTRRLLLAAVPTQAKTVTSGLSNAQRLALGQNPDGSLEALIDDCRNSAANQLIAAYGTPVRTPEQFDALVKTARAEMARNVAVLLRLVAPVLEADHRLAVVLDRATGEAADDVREQRQSLLFPGFVADIGATRLREVPRYLTAAVTRLEAFPGSAPRDQKGMDTLDRVYAGYERMLAALPEERHHSAEVDAIHWMIEELRVSLFAQTLGTPIPVSEKRVMSAMQKVR; from the coding sequence ATGTCCACCACAGCACCCAGCCGGCAGGAACTGAAGAACAGCCTCGGCGACCTCACACTGCGTGACGAACACCGGCTCCGCCGGCGACTCGACCGTGCGCGCACGCCCGACGCGCTCGCCTCCCTGTCCGACGAGATCGACGCCGCCCGCGGACGCGTCGCACGAAGACTCGACAGCGTCCCCGCCATCGACTACCCCGACTCGCTGCCCGTCAGTCAGCGCCGCGACGACATCGCACAGGCGATCTCCGAACACCAGGTCGTCATCGTGGCCGGCGAGACGGGATCCGGCAAGACGACACAGATCCCGAAGATCTGTCTCGAACTCGGACGCGGTGTTCGCGGACTCATCGGACACACCCAGCCCCGCCGACTCGCGGCGCGGACGGTCGCCGAACGGATCGCCGAGGAACTTCACAGCGAACTCGGTGAGACCGTCGGCTACACCGTGCGATTCACCGACCAGGTGTCGGACGGCACGCTGGTGAAGCTGATGACGGACGGAATCCTGCTCGCCGAGATCCAGCGCGACCGGATGCTCCGCCGGTACGACACGCTGATCATCGACGAGGCCCACGAACGCAGCCTCAACATCGACTTCATACTCGGGTACCTGCGGCAACTCCTCCCCCGCCGGCCCGATCTGAAGGTGATCATCACGTCGGCCACCATCGACCCGCAGCGCTTCGCGCAGCACTTCGCCACCGACGGTGTGCCCGCCCCGATCGTCGAGGTGTCCGGTCGCACGTTCCCCGTCGAAATGCGTTACCGGCCACTCACGGTGGACGTCGGCGATCAGAGCTTCGACCGGGACCCCGTCGACGCGGTGTGTGAAGCGGTCGAAGAACTCTCCGGCGAGGGCGACGGCGACATCCTGGTCTTCCTCTCCGGCGAACGGGAGATCCGCGACACCGCCGACGCACTGCGCGATCGCAGACTGCGCGGCACCGAGATCGTGCCTCTCTACGCCCGCCTGTCCGCAGCCGAACAGCACAAGGTGTTCACACCCCACACCGGACGCCGGGTGGTGCTGTCGACCAACGTCGCGGAAACGTCCCTCACCGTGCCCGGCATCAGGTACGTCGTGGACCCCGGGACCGCCCGCATCTCGCGATACTCGGTGCGCACCAAGGTGCAGCGCCTCCCCATCGAACCGATCTCGCAAGCGTCCGCCCGCCAGCGTTCCGGACGCTGCGGCCGTGTGGCCGAAGGCATCTGCATCCGGCTCTATTCGGAGGAGGACTTCGAGGCGAGACCGGCGTTCACGGAACCGGAGATCCTGCGCACCAACCTTGCGTCCGTCATTCTGCAGATGACGGCGCTCGGCCTCGGCGACATCGCCGCGTTCCCGTTCGTCCAGCCGCCCGACCCGAGAGCCGTCCGCGACGGCATCGGCCTGCTCGAGGAACTCGGCGCGATCGAACGGAAAGCCCAGAGCGAGCAACCCGTCCTCACCGCGGTCGGACGCGAACTCGCGCAGATCCCCGTCGATCCGCGGATGGCCCGGATGCTCGTCGAGGCGCACCGGAACGGCTGTCTGGCCGAGGTACTCGTCATCGTCTCCGCCCTCTCGATCCAGGACGTGCGGGAACGTCCCGCCGAGTTCCAGCAGGCCGCCGACGAGAAACACGCTCGATTCACCGTCGAGAATTCCGATTTCCTCGCCTTCCTCGAACTGTGGAAGTACCTGCGCGAGCAGCGGAACGAGCTGTCGTCCAACCAGTTCCGGAAGATGTGCCGCAACGAGTTCCTGCACTGGCTGCGGATCCGCGAATGGCAGGACCTGCACGGTCAGCTCCGTCAGATCACACGTGGGCTCGGCTGGAACACCAGCGAAACCCCGGGCGGCGAAGCAGCGATCCACCAGTCCCTGCTTGCGGGCCTGCTGTCGCACATCGGACTGCGCGAGGGCGACAAACGCGACTTCCTCGGGGCCCGGGGAAGCCGGTTCGCGGTGTTCCCCGGCTCCAGCCTGTTCAAGAAGCCGCCCCGGTGGGTCATGGCCGCCGAACTCGTCGAAACGTCCCGCCTGTGGGCGCGGATGTCGGCCCGGATCGAACCCGAGTGGGCCGAGAAGCTTGCCCCCCATCTCGTGAAACGTACGTATTCCGAACCGCACTGGTCCTCCAAGCGCGGCGCGGCGATGGCCTACGAACGCGTGACGCTGTACGGGATCCCGCTCGTCGCCCGGCGTGCAGTCACCTACAGCACCATCGACCCCGAAGCGTCGCGTGACCTGTTCATCCGCCATGCGCTCGTGCAGGGCGAATGGCAGACGCAGCACGCGTTCTTCCACGCCAACCGCGCGCTCCTCGACGATGTCGAAGAACTCGAGCATCGTGCCCGCCGGCGCGACATCCTCGTGGACGACGACACCCTCTACGACTTCTACGACCGCCGAGTCGGCCCGGAGGCGGTCTCGGCCCGGCATTTCGACTCCTGGTGGAAGGTCGCCCGCCGCACGAATCCCGACCTCCTCACGTTCACACAGGCGACGGTCGTCAACGCCGAATCGGCCACGGTCCTCGGCGGCGACTACCCCGACGCGTGGCGTCAGGGCGACATGCAGTTTCCCCTCACGTACCAGTTCGAGCCGGGCAACGAGGACGACGGAGTCACGGCACGGATCCCGATCGCGCTGCTGGCGGGCCTGCGCCCGGTCGGCTTCGACTGGCTCGTCCCCGGCATGCGCGTCGAACTCGTCACCGCCCTCATCAAGACGCTCCCGAAGACCCTTCGCCGACAGGTCGTTCCGGCGCCCGACTTCGCGGCTGCTGCACTGGCGGCCGTGAAACCCCGCTCCGAGCCGCTCACCACCGCGATGGCACGCGAATTGTCCCGGCTCGGTGCGTGCCGCATCGACCCCAAGGACTTCGACGTCTCCGCCCTCCCCGATCACCTGCGGATGACGTTCGCCGCCGTGGACGAGAAGGGCGCCGTCCTCGGCCGGGACAAGGACCTCGTGTCGCTGCGCAAGGCGCTCGCTCCCCGCGTCCAGGTGGAGGTCGCGAAGGCGGCCTCGAATTCGGAGCGGCCGCCGGCACTGACGTGGACCCCCGAGACCCTCGGTTCCCTCGAGGCCACTGTGACACGCGAACTCGGCGGCCAGAAGGTCACCGGCTATCCCGCTCTCGTCCCGGAAGGTGACGGTGTCGCCGTCCGCGTCCTCAGTACCGCGTCGGCTCAACGAGCCGCGATGCGCGCCGGGACGCGCCGGTTGCTGCTCGCCGCCGTTCCCACCCAGGCGAAGACGGTCACATCCGGTCTGAGCAATGCACAAAGGCTGGCGCTCGGGCAGAACCCCGACGGCAGCCTCGAGGCTCTCATCGACGACTGCCGCAATTCCGCCGCAAACCAGTTGATCGCTGCATACGGCACGCCGGTGCGCACACCGGAGCAATTCGACGCGCTCGTGAAAACGGCGCGCGCGGAGATGGCCCGGAACGTGGCAGTGCTCCTGCGACTGGTGGCGCCGGTGCTGGAAGCGGACCACCGTCTCGCCGTCGTCCTGGACCGCGCCACCGGCGAGGCAGCCGACGACGTGCGGGAACAACGGCAGTCGCTGCTCTTTCCTGGATTTGTCGCCGACATCGGCGCAACTCGCCTCCGCGAAGTACCCCGCTACCTCACCGCCGCAGTCACCCGCCTCGAAGCGTTCCCGGGGAGCGCACCCCGCGACCAGAAGGGGATGGACACCCTCGACCGGGTCTACGCCGGCTACGAACGCATGCTCGCGGCACTACCGGAGGAACGACACCACTCCGCCGAAGTCGACGCAATTCACTGGATGATCGAGGAACTGCGGGTCAGCCTGTTCGCGCAGACACTCGGCACGCCCATCCCGGTCTCGGAGAAGCGTGTGATGAGTGCCATGCAGAAAGTGCGCTGA
- the nrdR gene encoding transcriptional regulator NrdR, translating to MHCPFCRHPDSRVVDSREADEGQAIRRRRSCPECGRRFTTVETAVLSVVKRSGVTEPFSREKVVRGVRRACQGRQVDNDALNLLAQQVEDAVRASGSAEIPSNEVGLAILGPLRDLDEVAYLRFASVYRSFSSAEDFAREIKELREHRESRDDV from the coding sequence ATGCACTGCCCGTTCTGCCGGCACCCCGATTCGCGTGTGGTCGATTCGCGAGAAGCCGACGAAGGGCAGGCCATCCGCCGCCGCCGGTCGTGCCCCGAGTGCGGTCGCCGATTCACCACCGTCGAGACCGCGGTCCTGTCGGTGGTCAAGCGCAGCGGTGTCACAGAACCGTTCAGCCGTGAGAAGGTGGTGCGCGGGGTGCGCCGAGCCTGCCAGGGCCGGCAAGTCGACAACGACGCGCTGAATCTTCTTGCCCAGCAGGTCGAAGACGCGGTCCGCGCGTCGGGATCGGCGGAGATCCCGAGCAACGAGGTGGGGCTCGCGATCCTCGGTCCGCTCCGTGATCTGGACGAGGTGGCGTACCTGCGCTTCGCGTCCGTGTACCGGTCGTTCTCTTCTGCAGAGGATTTCGCCCGCGAGATCAAAGAGCTGCGCGAACACCGCGAGTCCCGCGACGACGTCTGA
- a CDS encoding LysM peptidoglycan-binding domain-containing protein: MSNAVLPRQAVVNRQAVLNRHALERGAVRSGAARSYRTEPSRRGLGYDLRRPSSGAVEYRPTVVGVSRADHRRGANDVGWRMVLASVVITAGVLCGLVGLAQLATTDSAGDAAATEVVQVQQGESLAAIAGRVAPDLPVAQVVERIMELNAMSNSALHPGQNLIVPSSATR; the protein is encoded by the coding sequence ATGAGCAACGCAGTTCTCCCTCGGCAGGCAGTGGTGAACCGGCAGGCGGTGCTGAACCGGCACGCGCTCGAACGGGGTGCAGTCCGGTCCGGGGCTGCCCGGTCGTACCGGACCGAGCCGAGCCGGCGTGGTTTGGGTTACGACCTGCGGCGTCCGTCGTCCGGTGCCGTCGAATACCGGCCGACTGTCGTGGGCGTCTCGCGTGCCGATCATCGCCGCGGGGCGAACGACGTCGGCTGGCGGATGGTGCTGGCGAGCGTCGTGATCACCGCGGGTGTGTTGTGCGGGCTCGTCGGGCTGGCGCAGCTGGCCACCACCGACAGCGCGGGCGACGCGGCGGCCACGGAGGTCGTGCAGGTGCAGCAGGGGGAAAGTCTGGCCGCCATCGCCGGACGTGTCGCGCCGGACCTTCCGGTGGCGCAGGTGGTCGAGCGGATCATGGAGCTGAACGCCATGTCCAATTCGGCGCTGCACCCGGGTCAGAATCTGATCGTCCCGTCGTCCGCTACCCGGTGA
- the lexA gene encoding transcriptional repressor LexA yields the protein MKDHSSTDGSTPRVSGGAAAGLTDRQRRVLEVIRTSVNERGYPPSIREIGDAVGLTSTSSVAHQLRTLERKGFLRRDPNRPRAVDVRGLDEVAAGAAANATGTVGLSAVKPGAAGAPLPEPTFVPVLGRIAAGGPILAEEAVEDVFPLPRELVGQGSLFLLKVVGESMIDAAICDGDWVVVRQQNVAENGDIVAAMIDGEATVKTFKRTENEVWLMPHNPLFDPIPGNDAVILGKVVTVMRKI from the coding sequence ATGAAGGACCACAGCTCGACCGACGGTTCGACTCCACGTGTGAGCGGTGGCGCCGCCGCCGGGTTGACCGACCGGCAGCGCCGTGTCCTCGAGGTGATCCGCACGTCCGTGAACGAGCGTGGCTACCCGCCCAGCATCCGTGAGATCGGCGACGCCGTGGGGCTCACCTCCACGTCGTCCGTGGCCCATCAATTGCGCACACTCGAGAGGAAGGGTTTCCTCCGACGCGATCCCAACCGTCCGCGCGCGGTGGACGTCCGCGGTCTGGACGAGGTGGCGGCTGGCGCCGCGGCAAACGCGACCGGCACCGTCGGGTTGTCCGCGGTCAAGCCCGGCGCCGCGGGCGCACCCCTGCCGGAGCCCACGTTCGTCCCGGTCCTCGGCCGGATCGCCGCCGGTGGCCCGATCCTCGCCGAGGAAGCCGTCGAGGACGTCTTTCCGCTTCCCCGCGAGCTCGTGGGCCAGGGCTCACTGTTCCTGCTCAAGGTCGTCGGAGAATCGATGATCGACGCTGCGATCTGCGACGGCGACTGGGTGGTGGTCCGTCAGCAGAACGTCGCGGAGAACGGAGACATCGTGGCAGCGATGATCGACGGCGAGGCCACCGTGAAGACGTTCAAGCGCACCGAGAACGAGGTGTGGCTGATGCCGCACAATCCGCTGTTCGATCCGATCCCCGGCAACGACGCAGTCATTCTGGGCAAGGTCGTCACGGTCATGCGCAAGATCTAG
- a CDS encoding solute carrier family 23 protein, which produces MTKEETDAPGGSADPSTPTKAFGWTLHGDGRRLGEGEVVAPGERLTWPRTVGIGMQHVIAMFGATLLVPTITGFPVTTTLLFSGIGTALFLLITRGRIPSYLGSSFAFIAPLTASQGSGAAAQLGGVAAAGVLLLLVGIVVKLAGSRVVDAVMPPVVTGAVVALIGLNLAPTAVDSFESQPLIAGVTLLAILLVTVLGPGLLGRLGILVGVVVGWVFAAVTGGLADERVTALRDAAWFGVPELRGPTFEWSVIALTLPVVIVLIAENVGHVKAVSAMTGRSLDDVAGDALVADGLATTLAGFGGGSGTTTYAENIGVMAATRVYSTAAYWVAAATAVVLAFSPKFGALVFTVPNGVIGGATLVLYGLIGVLGVRIWMDAKVDFTDPVNLTVVAAALVAGIGDLTLTIGSVELGGIAWGSVGILVAYPVMRWLARFRKP; this is translated from the coding sequence GTGACGAAAGAAGAAACCGACGCCCCCGGCGGCTCCGCCGACCCGTCCACTCCGACGAAGGCCTTCGGGTGGACGCTGCACGGTGACGGCCGGCGGCTCGGCGAGGGCGAGGTGGTCGCTCCCGGTGAGCGCCTCACCTGGCCGCGCACCGTCGGAATCGGGATGCAGCACGTCATCGCGATGTTCGGCGCGACCCTCCTGGTGCCGACGATCACCGGGTTCCCGGTCACGACGACGTTGCTGTTCTCCGGGATCGGGACGGCACTGTTCCTGCTGATCACGCGGGGCCGCATCCCCAGCTACCTCGGTTCGTCGTTCGCGTTCATCGCGCCGCTGACGGCGTCTCAGGGCTCCGGTGCCGCAGCCCAACTCGGTGGTGTGGCCGCGGCGGGTGTGCTCCTGCTGCTGGTCGGTATCGTTGTGAAACTGGCAGGCTCACGGGTTGTCGACGCGGTCATGCCGCCCGTCGTCACCGGTGCCGTGGTGGCCCTGATCGGACTCAATCTCGCACCCACCGCGGTGGATTCGTTCGAATCTCAGCCGCTGATCGCCGGGGTGACGCTGCTGGCGATCCTGCTCGTGACGGTCCTCGGTCCGGGGTTGCTGGGGCGCCTCGGCATCCTGGTCGGTGTAGTCGTCGGCTGGGTGTTCGCCGCCGTCACCGGCGGGCTCGCCGACGAGCGCGTGACGGCGCTGCGGGACGCTGCCTGGTTCGGGGTGCCCGAGCTGCGGGGACCGACGTTCGAGTGGTCCGTGATCGCACTGACCCTGCCGGTGGTCATCGTCCTGATCGCCGAGAACGTCGGTCACGTCAAGGCGGTGTCGGCCATGACGGGCCGCTCCCTCGACGACGTCGCCGGTGACGCCCTCGTCGCCGACGGACTGGCCACCACCCTGGCCGGGTTCGGCGGCGGCTCCGGAACCACCACGTACGCGGAGAACATCGGCGTCATGGCCGCGACGCGGGTCTACTCCACCGCCGCCTACTGGGTGGCGGCTGCCACCGCCGTGGTTCTCGCGTTCTCACCGAAATTCGGTGCCCTCGTGTTCACCGTGCCGAACGGCGTCATCGGCGGCGCCACCCTTGTGCTGTACGGCCTGATCGGCGTCCTCGGAGTACGCATCTGGATGGACGCGAAGGTGGACTTCACCGACCCGGTGAACCTCACCGTGGTCGCGGCTGCGCTCGTCGCCGGCATCGGCGACCTGACTTTGACGATCGGGTCGGTGGAACTCGGTGGCATCGCGTGGGGTTCGGTGGGCATCCTCGTCGCCTATCCGGTGATGCGTTGGCTCGCACGGTTCCGCAAGCCCTGA
- the ptsP gene encoding phosphoenolpyruvate--protein phosphotransferase, with the protein MTEDREIVRGTPVVPGIAYAPVIWPAPRPEVAPGSARIDEASRDAEKVRFEGAAAVVSQRLRDRASTVSGAAAEVLQANAAMAADRGWLGAAQKLIAGGAPADEAAADATEQFVTLFTKMGGLMAERVTDLRDIRDRVVSELLGLPEPGIPVPATPSILCAQDLAPADTAGLDPELIVGLVTVLGGPTSHTAIISRQLGIPCVVAVRDLESVAAGTPVLLDGAAGELVLEPDPVEARAAVEHGRAERLRIQSWEGPGRTSDGHSVSILANVQDGAGARSASATAAEGVGLFRTELCFLDRDSEPGVDEQAEIYGEVLDAFAGKKVVIRTLDAGSDKPLRFANHAEEANPALGVRGIRIADENPGILSRQLDAIAAAAKQTQTQPWVMAPMISTPAEAESFGTEVRARGLVPGVMVEVPAAALLADRLLRHVDFLSIGTNDLAQYTMAADRMSSDLASLTDPWQPAVLALVARTAEAGVAAGKPVGVCGEAAADPLLACVLIGLGVTSLSCAGAAVSGVGAKVGTVSLDQCRRAAEDVLATSDPADARAAAVRVLGA; encoded by the coding sequence ATGACCGAAGACCGTGAAATCGTGCGAGGTACACCGGTGGTACCGGGCATTGCCTACGCGCCGGTGATCTGGCCGGCTCCGCGGCCCGAGGTCGCGCCGGGGTCGGCCCGGATCGACGAAGCATCGCGTGACGCGGAGAAGGTCCGCTTCGAGGGAGCTGCGGCCGTGGTCTCGCAGCGACTCCGCGACCGCGCGTCGACCGTGTCCGGTGCCGCAGCAGAAGTCCTGCAGGCCAACGCGGCGATGGCCGCCGACCGCGGCTGGCTCGGTGCGGCGCAGAAGCTGATCGCGGGCGGTGCTCCGGCCGACGAAGCGGCCGCCGACGCCACCGAGCAGTTCGTCACCCTCTTCACCAAGATGGGTGGACTGATGGCGGAACGGGTCACCGACCTGCGCGATATCCGCGACCGGGTCGTGTCGGAACTCCTGGGTCTGCCCGAACCGGGCATCCCGGTCCCGGCGACCCCGTCGATCCTCTGCGCGCAGGATCTCGCGCCCGCGGACACCGCCGGACTCGATCCCGAGCTGATCGTCGGTCTCGTCACCGTCCTCGGCGGCCCGACGAGCCACACGGCGATCATCTCGCGGCAGCTGGGAATCCCGTGCGTCGTCGCGGTGCGTGACCTCGAGTCCGTGGCCGCCGGCACCCCCGTACTTCTCGACGGCGCTGCGGGCGAACTGGTGCTGGAGCCAGACCCCGTCGAGGCTCGCGCCGCGGTGGAACACGGGCGCGCGGAACGACTCCGCATTCAATCGTGGGAGGGGCCGGGCCGCACCAGCGACGGGCACTCCGTGTCGATCCTGGCCAACGTCCAGGACGGGGCCGGCGCGCGGTCGGCGAGCGCGACCGCCGCCGAAGGCGTGGGACTGTTCCGCACCGAGTTGTGCTTCCTGGACCGCGATTCCGAGCCCGGTGTCGACGAGCAGGCCGAAATCTACGGTGAGGTGTTGGACGCGTTCGCCGGAAAGAAGGTCGTGATCCGGACCCTCGACGCGGGATCCGACAAGCCCCTGCGCTTCGCCAACCACGCGGAAGAGGCGAATCCGGCGCTCGGTGTCCGCGGAATCCGGATCGCCGACGAGAACCCGGGCATCCTCAGCCGGCAACTCGACGCCATCGCCGCCGCCGCGAAGCAGACGCAGACGCAGCCGTGGGTGATGGCACCGATGATCTCGACTCCCGCCGAGGCGGAATCGTTCGGAACCGAGGTCCGCGCCCGCGGTCTCGTTCCCGGCGTGATGGTCGAGGTCCCGGCCGCCGCGCTGCTGGCAGACCGGTTGCTGCGCCACGTCGACTTCCTGTCGATCGGCACCAACGACCTGGCGCAGTACACGATGGCAGCGGATCGGATGTCGTCCGACCTTGCGTCCCTCACCGACCCCTGGCAACCGGCCGTCCTCGCGCTCGTCGCTCGCACGGCCGAGGCGGGCGTCGCCGCGGGCAAGCCGGTCGGTGTGTGTGGTGAGGCGGCCGCCGACCCGCTACTCGCCTGCGTGTTGATCGGACTCGGTGTCACATCGCTCTCCTGTGCGGGCGCCGCGGTGTCGGGGGTGGGTGCGAAGGTCGGCACGGTGTCGTTGGACCAGTGCCGTCGTGCGGCCGAGGACGTGCTCGCCACGAGCGATCCCGCCGACGCCCGCGCCGCGGCGGTGCGCGTTCTGGGGGCGTAG
- a CDS encoding DeoR/GlpR family DNA-binding transcription regulator: MYPEERQQAVTTLISQRGRMSVADLSDTFGVTTETVRRDLALLERLGHVRRVHGGAVPAGSLTVTEPGMTERDHTRAEQKDRIAKRAAAYLPPSGGSVLFDAGTTTGRIIPELPADLDLTVITNSVPIAARLAGLNSVTLHMLGGRVRGITQAAVGEEALRILDVLRVDVAFIGTNALSVGHGLSTPDTEEAAVKRAMVRCANHVVVVADSSKVGREHLVSFAPIHSVDILVTDAEISSADRAHFHDQGIEVVIA, from the coding sequence GTGTATCCGGAAGAACGCCAGCAAGCGGTCACCACGCTGATCTCGCAGCGGGGACGCATGTCGGTCGCGGACCTGTCCGACACCTTCGGCGTCACCACTGAGACCGTGCGCCGCGACCTCGCGCTTCTCGAACGTCTCGGTCACGTCCGCCGTGTGCACGGCGGCGCGGTGCCCGCCGGTTCGCTCACCGTCACCGAGCCCGGTATGACCGAACGCGACCACACCCGCGCCGAGCAGAAGGACCGGATTGCGAAGCGCGCCGCCGCGTACCTTCCGCCCTCCGGCGGCAGCGTGTTGTTCGACGCGGGAACCACGACGGGGCGCATCATCCCGGAACTTCCGGCCGACCTCGACCTCACCGTGATCACCAACTCCGTCCCGATCGCGGCCCGGCTCGCGGGCCTCAACTCGGTGACGCTCCACATGCTGGGCGGCCGGGTGCGCGGGATCACCCAGGCCGCTGTCGGAGAGGAGGCGCTGCGCATCCTCGACGTGCTCCGCGTCGACGTCGCGTTCATCGGTACCAATGCGCTCAGCGTCGGCCACGGCCTGTCCACGCCGGACACCGAGGAGGCCGCCGTGAAACGCGCCATGGTCCGGTGCGCCAACCATGTCGTGGTGGTCGCCGACTCGTCGAAGGTGGGCCGTGAGCACCTCGTGAGCTTCGCGCCCATTCACAGCGTCGACATCCTCGTCACCGACGCCGAGATCAGTTCCGCAGACCGAGCCCACTTCCACGACCAGGGAATCGAGGTGGTGATCGCATGA